GACTTAGTCCAGTCAAAAAATCTCCACTATCACAATAATGGGAATACACAGGTCTATTCGAAATATTCAGATGACAATAATAGCCCCAATATCAACCAAGCCAATTTGCTACAAAATCACCCCCCAAAAACTACAACTGTCAAAGAAGTGGGTTTGAAAAGGTGTTACCAAACGAAGagaaaatctgaaatctgaatcgGTAGATGAGTAAAGCTTGATGAGAGAACCACGTGtgtaaaatttcatctcaatcgggCTTGGAATCGCCCTCCAATCAAGACCTTGaagcctctctctctctctagccctttctctctctttgtCTCACTAAAAAAAATGGCGGCTggccttttttccttttcctcttgcACGAAGGACCGAAGCTCTTATTTCTTCTTGCTGCTGCTACTctctatttgaacttgagaaACCCTCAAGTGTTGTATAAGTGGGTTGGTCCACAAATGGGTTGGCCCACAAACCCAACAAAGAGAAAGTCAACAGTGCTTAGTGGAGGCCCGTAGAGAGAGGTAGCCAAAAGATATACGGTAAATGGGTGAAAGCCTATTgtgggacaaaaaaaaaacgatGGTAGAAAACATTTTGAAATTACAACAGAGGCCCCTTTTGCAAATTTGGTCATCTTAAAATGGCCCAATAATTGAAGATGTTTCAAAAACATTCTAGACATAATACAAATGGTGATCGTGATGAGTTTCAGCTGATGAAATATTACAAGAGTTAAAAAGGTTTAGGTATTAACACGAGAAATTAGTTACATTATAATTGAAAACTTTgcttgaattttttaaataaggagaaagaaagagtagggaaaaactaaaagaaaagaaaataatagtaaatatgTCTAACAAACTTTAAAAATAATTAGTGGATTTACTTAACCCCATGAACAGTTGAGTTTTAATATACATTTAGATTTAAATGAGCCATTCGAATCTATTAACTCAAAACTCACTAAATAAATAAGTATAAGTGACAATGTATAAGCATGACAAGTAatctaaatttgaattcatcttgaaattttgtaCATATGATGCATCCACATGACTAGAATATCTATTATCAGTACAGGAAAGATTAAACCTTTTTTACACTATCTATATAAATTATAAAGTCAAGGGTTGGGTGCACTATCATGTCGTGTTAACACACTTTtaatattttctaaccttttatTTGTATCCTTACTATTAAGAGTATTTAATTTttgtcaaataaaaaattatggCTTCAAGGATAGttttgttaattagttaattacaCACCCTCCTATTTTttaatatgaatttttttttggcaaaaccCCGTCCCTAGGGTGGGGACACCAACCCCCAATTTATTAATAACACCAAGTTACACTGATATAGTGAAAAGTAGAAACCAAGAGATCTATTCTCTCACAACTTGTGTTCCAACCAAAGGAATTTCCCTACTAACCAAAAGTATAGTCGCTCTAATACCCCCCGAGAGTTGTTGAATTGCAGCACTAGGAAAATCATCCTGAGCCTCCATCATTGCTAATTTGTCCGCCGCACTGTTCGCTTCCCAGAATATGTGAGTAACTGTAGAGTGCAAGCTCCGAAGCAATTCCTGAATCCGTCGTAGAGAGCTACATAACGGCCCCTTTGTCAGACTTCTTGTTTCCAACAATTGAACTAACCCCGCTGAATCCACTTCTACCAATAGATTCTGAACCCGAGTCCTTTTATACAATTGTAGACCATGCAGCAATGCCAAACTTTTAGCCATCAGCACATCGACCTCCCAGATCTCCTTGTAGAATGCAAAGATCAATTTGCCCTCATGGTCCCTTAGCAGTCCTCCTCCTAAAGCTTTCCCTTTTGAGACACTGGCGTCCGTATTCAACTTGACAGCACCCTGCAGGGGCCGCTTCCAGGAGATCACCAACCGTCGAGTTACCTACGGTAGCTTAGTAACAAATGTTGCCCAAGGATCATCTAAGTCACCATTGAAATGCAATGGAGAAAACACCTTAGCCCGTACTAATTGCTCAACCAAACTTCCCACCGTCAAAATTACCTCTTGCATCTCAAAGCGAGCATCGTCAAACCGTGACTTATTCCGCACTTTTCATAGGCACCATAAAATTAAACACAGAATGACAAACCTTATGTGATTTGCTAAAACCGATGAGGTAGACACAAACCAAGATAGACACTCTACCGAGATTGATCGTGATCTAGTGTGAAGGATACCAAACCGTCTTCGGAAGAAACTCCAAACATGCTCCGCTACTGCCCTAGTAACGAATAGGTGGGTCAAGGATTCTTCATGCAAAGAACAACAGCTACACCTAGATGTCAGCATGATACCCCGCTTTTTTAGATTTAAATTCACCGGAACCATATTATGCACCACTTTCCGAGCTAAGAAGGAGATTTTTAACGGAGATACTATTCCATAGAAACCTATCAACCAGGGATAAACTTCTTTtctgtgtgacagccccactttccccaaaagcgaaccagaggggtcagcggaccgcttgcccaactctcgccaggattcactACAATCCATAACAAGAATTACTTGAAATTTCTAAACTAACCAAAATAATGTTCAttacaccccaaaataacatttacatACATCCAAGAGCTATTACATGTGTTCGCGTACAAAAGATTCATCATTCTGCATCTATCTTAAGTACAACCCAAAAATATATACACTAAGGTCATTTCTGATaggagtatattttacgtatttttagtgtgttttattggttagttttggtgtgttttatttagttttataaataattaactaagattctattgaaaatatgcattttgtggtttaaagtgtgaaaattgcatttctatggatttttatgataaaaatttcatattttacaGGTTTattgattcaatcatcaaatggagtgcaTTGAGAatataatttgatgattgatgatggattaaagtgataaaaatagaatatgaagtgtgaaagaagaaatgcaattaaAGTCAAAAGGAAGCAAGATGTTCAGCTTTGACACGTTtttgtattttggctatatcttgagctgcatacattggattgagatgattcttgaaccattttttaagctaagagacagatctacatttggtatgaagacatcaaagtccaattctactgttttcctggtcaaaatatcgaaatacagaagtaaaCGTTTGCTACTGAGAGCTGAAAAAGCGGAATTGACCAGTCagtggtatttttatcatatcttgGTCCTCAgaactccaaattggatgattcttgatgcattggaaagctatttATGTTTTGCACAAGAGCCAATTCAGTTGTCATCATAGAGAAAACAAcagttgaagtagccagattcTGGTTAGAAATAGCTACTCTCCActggtacaacctgttttctccttcaatAATTTACAGCTATGAGTGAACATATGACAAGcaattagcagctgtaaaagggatgtttcaagcctcatttcctgactgtattcatctatatatagccatggacttgcaaaattcaaaataacttgggaaggctagagaaactcaccagaaaTGTAGCTTTCACTAGtttttagttcattagttagggtagtgtttccttcttgtatttgtagctaAACTTAGATAAAGTTGAGAATGAAGATGGAGAGCATGGAGTTCAAGTGACATGGGTGACATTTCTCCTATCACTTTATTTCTTGTATTGCATCttatgtttagttataatatAAGTATggatctttcttttattttcttcatgtttagttaaagtttttgcctagagttatggttgaacttgctatattttgtttgtgatgtttacttggctacttggtgatattattttgagaaagttatttatcacttttgattttctaaTCATAATTTATTGGCCATTAATTGTAATTATATAAAGgtgttaaatttgcaatgagaattggaatttaacactagttcaaagaagtgataaacgtagggagtacactcacgagagtagaggtgcacctatatGGTTTAAGTAACttgttcatgtaatttcatagaagaaatgagtttgTATTTAATTCATaactacgagagtaggtatgacttaTTTACAAGTATAgatgattcactacgagagtaggtttcacatacataaggaaattacgccataattagccaagataatagcattcacttaatcggtaacttcatttgcaagagtagtaaggaattccatatctctaggagctttctagtgttattttcataaattttatatttgtagtagtctaaataataaaggagtttgaaaaataccggtaattgcactcttccttgtgggatcgactcttaataccctatactcgctcacgattcgtatacttgcgataaatcacgtatggggtatttaggagtttataaatataaaacttaattgtgaatgaacttattgtataagtataccccgcgcacgtcaagtttttggcgccgttgccggggaagatttggcaatatcagtgtgaagagcaactttcttagtttagacattttattagttatagggtgaatgttattttctgttattttagtgtttAATGTGTGTTTGTATTTTATCACCTATTATTCTTACTAATCTTGCTCTTAaattgtttaaaagcaattttaggtgatgagaatgGTAGgccaatttggaggacaatacttgagaaatggaagtttggcaatggatggttaccaagtgcaaacctccttcaatagaggtaatcaagaatttactgaatgtatgtcttttgaaaatggtttaaggtgcttaaaggctaaatttgatgttatgatgttacaagttcaaatggatacaattatgcatgaaattgagcaaggaaggaatgttaatacttttaattcttatcatgtgatttgtgacttgtgtggaggttatcatgctactaatacatgtagacaagtacaaaatatgaattattatgataaattagagcattacaatctttgttttgatcaatacagtGCTAATTGGAACAATTTTCCTAcgtatggttgggataatcaatgtggaTATAGagattttttatatttttatgattaccgaCGTGAAAGTGTctaatatgaatcaaaaccatcttgggagttggcaataaagaagttagctaatgcacctctaccttgggaATTAGAAAGTAAACCATTAgttaatgattctaatgcattttgggagctagctgtagaaaatttttctaatcaatttgattcaacaatagaaaagctagcaaatgcaacctgAAACTGTTTTAATAGGATTGAGAAAAggatagatgaattagcttctcactttggtagaatacatgagcaattgaatacattgtgtgaagttatttcttctaataatttgcaaaatgattctagcatgaatggtgggaatgttgtatgtgataatagattgcattttgatgaaaataatgaatctcaattgtgtttcaatgatcaaatatctatttcacatgataatatctttggaactaatttcaaacctcaagaggtgagttttaatgacttatttttcacccctcttgaggagtgcattgaaagtattgGTTCTAAAGGTATTGTTGCCCAAGAAACCTTTATGGCAACTCCTTTGgtgaattctcaagtggtgcatattcaagataATATCTATGACTCACTTGAGATAAGTATGCTTCTTCCACCTCTCATATCATTTGAACATGTGGCTTTTGTTAGTaagccaccttttaatgatccaccacgacaaaaattggtggattattcattaacaaagcctccttgagaaatgaggtgaaaaagtcgagccaacgactataaacataagcgcttattgggaggcaacccaatgttttggctattttattttggtgtgatttcatgtttaaattatgtgctgagttattttgttatttttcatttgtttctcattttctatcTTTAGGTTAATATTACTAATGGTTATCAAATGGAACGCATGAAACATGGGAGACAGATGAACAacgtaccttgaagcttcatattcaattacaacaataggggagtattattttctttttcttaattttcctttttacacattgaggacaatgtgcatgttaagtgtggggggaagaattgagattatatacattgtatgtgattgaattattagttgtaaatattggacttgtgttaaaattcaaaatttttcttgtcCATAATTGCAAAGTTGCCTCAaaatgtttcaattttttttttcaaattatctaAGGGATAACAAGTTCcttaccattagtagttcaaattccttctatatttgagataaatatatgtgatttggaaacttcttttctcatttaatttggaaataactattatgtgattataatttgtacatttataggaaagtatatttTGTAAACtggagaaaattatacctatttttttgcatatttaatgaaatttttttctctttatttgattttataagttaagtgataaatatggtcaataagtgcaatactcttctcatgattattcttttgagaaaattattattatctttgttgttacaaaaaaaaaagtggaaagaaaaaaagagaaaaaataaaaaaaaataagaagaaaaaaataaaataagagttattctactccaatgattctggtacttagtaaccgggagtcttcatttacaaatgtcgcctttcgcgtaaaacggtacttgaattaagagtatgcaaggcaacttgagtatgtgaagtgttgagtaatcggcaatcttcatctaaaaatgtcgattttcgcgtcaaaaggcaatttcacaacttaagtaatatttagttatattatataaataaatccctctttaaatttgaataagaaatgatcatgagtttaggaagcatattattgaccatatgagttacttgcgtatgaaattgggtaaggatgagaaattaacttgaatttgttataatggtggtataattggctctcatttacttgatattatgagtacttgcaTAATGGTTGTTTAccttgtttttgagaaaatgaagtgCAATAGtacacatatatttattttcaaaaattgaatcattgttggtttgtattttttattgcttgaggacaagcaatggttcaagtgtgggggtatttgataggagtatattttacgtatttttagtgtgttttattggctaattttggtgtgttttatttatttttataaataattaactaagattctagtgaaaatatgcattttgtggtttaaagtgtgaaaattgcatttctatgaatttttatgacaaaaatttcatattttacaGGTTTattgattcaatcatcaaattgaGTGCATTGAGAatataatttgatgattgatgatggattaaagtgataaaaatagaatatgaagtgtgaaagaagaaatgcaattaaAGTCAAAAGGAAGCAAGATGTTCAGCTTTGACACGTTtttgtattttggctatatcttgaactacatacattggattgagatgattcttgaaccatttttgaagctaagagacagatctacatttggtatgaagacatcaaagtccaattcggctgttttcctggtcaaaatgtcgaaatacagaagtaa
Above is a genomic segment from Coffea eugenioides isolate CCC68of chromosome 5, Ceug_1.0, whole genome shotgun sequence containing:
- the LOC113771292 gene encoding uncharacterized protein LOC113771292, giving the protein MLNEEIVDLSEDIRWEFGGYKMVKRRGLFIGSYKVNIAPLRNKSRFDDARFEMQEVTRRLVISWKRPLQGAVKLNTDASVSKGKALGGGLLRDHEGKLIFAFYKEIWEVDVLMAKSLALLHGLQLYKRTRVQNLLVEVDSAGLVQLLETRSLTKGPLCSSLRRIQELLRSLHSTVTHIFWEANSAADKLAMMEAQDDFPSAAIQQLSGGIRATILLVSREIPLVGTQVVRE